One Mugil cephalus isolate CIBA_MC_2020 chromosome 12, CIBA_Mcephalus_1.1, whole genome shotgun sequence DNA segment encodes these proteins:
- the gpm6bb gene encoding glycoprotein M6Bb isoform X1, which produces METPSEENQDQRQDKRGCFECCIKCLGGVPYASLVATILCFSGVALFCGCGHVALTGTVTILETHFSKVTSDHAMLTDVIQLMQYVIYGIASFFFLYGIILLAEGFYTTSAVKELHSEFKTTICGRCISGMFVFLTYILGVAWLGVFGFSAVPVFLFYNMWSTCATMKSPMANLTNVDSICVDVRQYGIIPWNATPGKACGATLGDICSTSEFYLSYHLYIVACAGAGATVIALIHFLMILSANWAYLKDASQMHAYQDIKMKEERELQDITSRSKECLNSYT; this is translated from the exons atgGAAACTCCATCAGAAGAAAACCAAGACCAGAGGCAGGACAAAAGAG gtTGCTTTGAGTGCTGCATCAAATGTTTAGGCGGCGTGCCCTACGCGTCCCTGGTGGCCACGATCCTCTGCTTCTCTGGCGTGGCCCTGTTCTGCGGATGCGGCCACGTGGCTCTGACTGGAACTGTGACCATCCTGGAAACCCACTTCTCCAAGGTCACCAGTGATCACGCCATGCTGACTGATGT AATACAACTGATGCAGTACGTCATCTACGGCATCGCGTCGTTTTTCTTCCTGTACGGGATCATTTTGCTTGCCGAGGGCTTCTACACCACTAGCGCAGTCAAGGAACTGCACAGCGAGTTCAAGACCACCATCTGTGGACGCTGCATCAGTGGAATG TTCGTGTTCCTCACGTACATCCTGGGCGTGGCCTGGCTCGGCGTCTTCGGCTTCTCGGCTGTGCCCGTCTTCCTCTTCTACAACATGTGGTCCACCTGTGCTACCATGAAGTCTCCCATGGCCAACCTCACAAACGTCGACTCTATCTGCGTGGATGTCCGCCAGTATG GAATTATCCCATGGAACGCCACTCCAGGGAAGGCCTGTGGAGCCACGCTAGGCGATATCTGCAGCACCAGCGAG TTCTACCTTTCCTATCACCTGTACATCGTAGCGTGCGCCGGGGCAGGAGCCACCGTGATCGCTCTG ATCCACTTCCTCATGATTCTCTCAGCAAACTGGGCCTACCTTAAGGATGCCAGTCAAATGCATGCCTACCAAGACATCAAAATGAAGGAAGAGCGGGAGCTGCAGGACATCACCTCACGCTCAAAGGAATGCCTCAATTCCTACACATAA
- the gpm6bb gene encoding glycoprotein M6Bb isoform X2: MGCFECCIKCLGGVPYASLVATILCFSGVALFCGCGHVALTGTVTILETHFSKVTSDHAMLTDVIQLMQYVIYGIASFFFLYGIILLAEGFYTTSAVKELHSEFKTTICGRCISGMFVFLTYILGVAWLGVFGFSAVPVFLFYNMWSTCATMKSPMANLTNVDSICVDVRQYGIIPWNATPGKACGATLGDICSTSEFYLSYHLYIVACAGAGATVIALIHFLMILSANWAYLKDASQMHAYQDIKMKEERELQDITSRSKECLNSYT, from the exons gtTGCTTTGAGTGCTGCATCAAATGTTTAGGCGGCGTGCCCTACGCGTCCCTGGTGGCCACGATCCTCTGCTTCTCTGGCGTGGCCCTGTTCTGCGGATGCGGCCACGTGGCTCTGACTGGAACTGTGACCATCCTGGAAACCCACTTCTCCAAGGTCACCAGTGATCACGCCATGCTGACTGATGT AATACAACTGATGCAGTACGTCATCTACGGCATCGCGTCGTTTTTCTTCCTGTACGGGATCATTTTGCTTGCCGAGGGCTTCTACACCACTAGCGCAGTCAAGGAACTGCACAGCGAGTTCAAGACCACCATCTGTGGACGCTGCATCAGTGGAATG TTCGTGTTCCTCACGTACATCCTGGGCGTGGCCTGGCTCGGCGTCTTCGGCTTCTCGGCTGTGCCCGTCTTCCTCTTCTACAACATGTGGTCCACCTGTGCTACCATGAAGTCTCCCATGGCCAACCTCACAAACGTCGACTCTATCTGCGTGGATGTCCGCCAGTATG GAATTATCCCATGGAACGCCACTCCAGGGAAGGCCTGTGGAGCCACGCTAGGCGATATCTGCAGCACCAGCGAG TTCTACCTTTCCTATCACCTGTACATCGTAGCGTGCGCCGGGGCAGGAGCCACCGTGATCGCTCTG ATCCACTTCCTCATGATTCTCTCAGCAAACTGGGCCTACCTTAAGGATGCCAGTCAAATGCATGCCTACCAAGACATCAAAATGAAGGAAGAGCGGGAGCTGCAGGACATCACCTCACGCTCAAAGGAATGCCTCAATTCCTACACATAA
- the gpm6bb gene encoding glycoprotein M6Bb isoform X3, translating to METPSEENQDQRQDKRGCFECCIKCLGGVPYASLVATILCFSGVALFCGCGHVALTGTVTILETHFSKVTSDHAMLTDVIQLMQYVIYGIASFFFLYGIILLAEGFYTTSAVKELHSEFKTTICGRCISGMFVFLTYILGVAWLGVFGFSAVPVFLFYNMWSTCATMKSPMANLTNVDSICVDVRQYGIIPWNATPGKACGATLGDICSTSEFYLSYHLYIVACAGAGATVIALLIYMMATTYNFAVLKFKSREDCCTKF from the exons atgGAAACTCCATCAGAAGAAAACCAAGACCAGAGGCAGGACAAAAGAG gtTGCTTTGAGTGCTGCATCAAATGTTTAGGCGGCGTGCCCTACGCGTCCCTGGTGGCCACGATCCTCTGCTTCTCTGGCGTGGCCCTGTTCTGCGGATGCGGCCACGTGGCTCTGACTGGAACTGTGACCATCCTGGAAACCCACTTCTCCAAGGTCACCAGTGATCACGCCATGCTGACTGATGT AATACAACTGATGCAGTACGTCATCTACGGCATCGCGTCGTTTTTCTTCCTGTACGGGATCATTTTGCTTGCCGAGGGCTTCTACACCACTAGCGCAGTCAAGGAACTGCACAGCGAGTTCAAGACCACCATCTGTGGACGCTGCATCAGTGGAATG TTCGTGTTCCTCACGTACATCCTGGGCGTGGCCTGGCTCGGCGTCTTCGGCTTCTCGGCTGTGCCCGTCTTCCTCTTCTACAACATGTGGTCCACCTGTGCTACCATGAAGTCTCCCATGGCCAACCTCACAAACGTCGACTCTATCTGCGTGGATGTCCGCCAGTATG GAATTATCCCATGGAACGCCACTCCAGGGAAGGCCTGTGGAGCCACGCTAGGCGATATCTGCAGCACCAGCGAG TTCTACCTTTCCTATCACCTGTACATCGTAGCGTGCGCCGGGGCAGGAGCCACCGTGATCGCTCTG CTGATCTACATGATGGCTACCACTTATAACTTTGCTGTTTTGAAGTTTAAGAGTCGAGAAgactgctgcactaagttttaa